agctctcactggatcggttcgcagccgagtgtgaagcgaccggaatgagaatcagcacctccaagtccgagtccatggttctcgcccggaaaagggtggagtgccatctccgggttggggaggagaccctgccccaagtggaggagttcaagtacctaggagtcttgttcacgagtgggggaagagtggatcgtgagatcgacaggcggatcggtgcggcgtcttcagtaatgcggacgttgtatcgatccgttgtggtgaagaaggagctgagccggaaggcaaagctctcaatttaccggtcgatctacgttcccatcctcacctatggtcatgagctttgggtcctgaccgaaaggataagatcacgggtacaagcggccgaaatgagtttcctccgccgggtggcgggtctctcccttagagatagggtgagaagctctgccatccgggaggaactcaacgtaaagccgctgctcctccacatcgagaggagccagatgaggtggttcgggcatctggtcaggatgccacccgaacgcctccctagggatgtgtttagggcacgtccagctggtaggaggccacggggaagacccaggacacgttgggaagactatgtctcccggctggcctgggaacgcctcgggatcccccgggaagagctagacgaagtggctggagatagggaagtctgggcttccctgcttaggctgctgcccccgcgacccgacctcggataagcggaagatgatggatggatggatggatggatgttcgaaatgaactgaaactgaactaaaCTGAAACGTCGTTGACAGATTACTTCAACAATGGCCAGAATGTAGGTGACGAATGCCACGTGTGTGACTATGTGGTATTTCAAACATCATTTTGAAGATTattgttgagagagagagagtcccAGATCGTAGTCGAGGAGCACATTAGGGACGTTCCCTCCAGGGTCGATGTTTTCAACACCCTTCACTTTTCCCGACGATAGGTCTGCTAAGCTCTGCTTTTGGGTTGGAACGACAAGGCCGCCGATTCGTTAGAATTCGGTCACCTAATTCTTATTTCTGCAGGACACAACCCGAGACATTCACCACTCCTGCTGCATGCTACCGCTCCCTCTCCTAACTTTTCCATAAACTTCACTCACCCAACACACTGCCATTCTTAaatgggcacacacacacacacacacacacacacacacacacattcgccaCTCTCTTAACACTTGTGTGATTTCTGTCTCGCTGTGAATTcactgcatggagtgagaagagaaactgtGATATGAGGATATATCAACTCAATAAcagaaacttgtcttttagtttcGATGATTTTaaggcagggcttcacggtggcagaagggttagtgcgtctgcctcacaatacgaaggtcctgcagtcctgggttcaaatccaggctcgggatctttctgtgtggagtttgcatgttctccccgtgaatgcgtgggttccctctgggtactccggcttcctcccacctccaaagacatgcacctggggataggttgattggcaacactaaattggccctagtgtgtgaatgtgagtgtgaatgttgtctgtctatctgtgttggccctgcgatgaggtggcgacttgtccagggtgtaccccgccttccgcccgattgtagctgagataggcgccagcgccccccgcgaccccaaaagggaataagcggtagcaaatggatggatggatggattttaaggCAGACAGTGTGGCAACATCCTGTCTGTCCTGTTCAATAgtttatacactactgccatcgaGTGTCTCCAATCTGCAActaccatttatcaacaacatccagatatgccgccggcttctccgggcccgagatcatctgcaaaccgtttccatatgagttgggaaattgtgttagatgtaaatattaacagaatacaatgatttgcaaatcattttcaaccagtATTCAATCGaaaacactacaaagacaaaatatttgatgttcaaactcataaacgttatttattttttgcaaataataattaacttagaatgccaaagtagttgggaaagggcatgttcaccgctgtgttaccttttcttttaacaacactcaataaacgtttgggaactgtggaaactaactgttgaagctttaaaagtggaattctttcccattcttgttttatgtaaagcttcagtcgttcaacagtccggggtctccgctgtcgtattttacgcttcataatgcgccacacattttcgatgggagacaggtctgaacaggaaagtactcgcactcttttttttacgaagccacgctgttgtaacacgtgctgaatgtggctttgcattgtcttgctgaaataagcaggggcgtccatgaaaaggactGCACTTAGatcgcagcatatgttgttccaaaacctgtatgtacttttcagcatcaatggtgccttcacagatgtgtaagttacccatgccttgggcactaatgccccccccataccatcacagatgctgtttttcgaactttgcgtcgatagcagtctggattgttcgctttccctttggtccggatgacacaatgtcaaatatttccaaaaacaatttgaaatgtggactcgtcagaccaccaaacacttttccactttgcatcagtccatcttagatgatttcgggcccaggggagccggcggcgtttctggatgttgttgataaatggctttcgctttgcatagcagagctttaacttgcatttacccCAGCAGCATGGGGGGGAGGTGTGCATGTGTAATGTTCGGGTGCCAGTTGAATACAGTCGGACTAgaacacgggtgtcaaactcgctttcattgagggccacatcgcagttatggttgccttcagagggccacttttaacaatgagtaatacatgaatatacatatacatatatatatatatatatatatatatatatatatatatatatatatatatatatatatatatatatatatatataatacaataacaatatagtttatatatatataatacaataacaatatagtttttttacataagctgcaaaaaaacaacatttttactttaaaatctggcagctcagtcaccagaattttacagtaaaagcagtaggttgtttttttttacatcatataaataattaataaatggaatggaaaaacaatactacTGTTTTTAGCAGTAAAATTTAAgcaacagttttaaaaaaaagttaaaatcatgttttaatgttcttttttttattgttttagtgtcttactgtatattgaaaaaaacagtaccaaagttgattttatggtaaaagactggtaaaattttttaactgtaaaatctattttacagtttacaatttgattgataatttgttttgaaatatacgtcaagcagatatttaagtgcaatatttatctttattttaacagaaatatttttggaatacatgataatataatgtttagattttgataatattgaattttaaaagatatgcaattgcatgcaacaCATGatattttaatgtcaaaagggaaagaacaaatatatttagtatgaaaagAAAAAGCACTTTATTAACGCATatcatttccaggcttttgcggaccacataaaataaagtggcgggccagatttggcccacgggccttgagtttgataccGTTGGACTAGAATATACACTGTTGTCTCGGGTCTTGTTATTCTTACACGCAAACAGGAACCTACAAGGTCCAGCAAAAAGTCCAGTGAGCTCCACAGTTGAATCAGAGTTTAAGTCACTTCCAAAGTGGACATCGAAACTATTCACCGTCTCTTAACACCTGGTTGATGAGGAAACATGTTTGGTGATACAATTTGTGATGTAAATGTACTTTTTGTCATGTTTTACCAAGTGTACAATTTAGCAGTTGAAATGTTATCTTGGTGCATTTTCTTTTTGCATTGGTTGTTGCTCACGTcagatgtattttttattttttttgcactttagTCAATATTATTTTGGAGGTGtaaaccacatattgtgtgtgcaTGCGTTCTGATCACTaattgcaggtaataattgttgcactGTGTGTGCTTTATGTGTCAAGATGTTTATAAAGATTATATTGTCCGCCATGTTAACAAGGGAACATTGTAACCTGTTATATTCACTGCTCACCACTAGAGGGTGCCAGAAGTCAATTTAACCATTTGTTTCATGTTACGtcttgtatttttatatttttgatttcatgaatatataaaaaagaaatatgttggttcaattttttttgtattgaattAATTCTAATACCAGTAGATAaaaaagcaagttaaaaccacTATACCAGACGTTAAAAAGTATACAGTTAAAAACGATTGCATGAAGTCCCATCTTTAAATGCATTTCATGTAATTGTAAAATGATTAAGATGTTATGCACTTGAACAGTCtattatccacccatccatccattttctacggtaAACAACCACATCATCCAATCCAGCCTGTGTGTGCGTTCTTGGTGGCACGGGTACACAACAGTtacacatacatccatacatgtatatatgcattcatacatacatatatttacacaaacaTACAACTTTAAACTACATATTATAAGCTAGAATGTATGGATCAACTAGAAATCTATATTGACATGAAGTTAGAatagttttttatgttttattccctttttgttaaaaacataataaaaaaaaatactcccAAATATTGTTCAAAGTGGAGTATTTGATTTGAAATAATTCGAGCCTTTAATAGATAAATACTATTGAACAACATTAGTTTTagttcgggcttcacggtggcaagggggttagtgcgtctgcctcacaatacgaagttcctgcagtcgtgggttcaaatccaggctcgggatctttctgtgtggagtttgcatgttctccccgtgactgcgtgggttccctccgggtactccggcttcctcccacttccaaagacatgcacctggggataggttgattggcaacactaaattggccctagtgtgtgaatgtgaatgttgtctgtctatctgtgttggccctgcgatgaggtggcgacttgtccagggtgtaccctgccttccgcccgattgtagctgagataggcgccagcgccccccgcaaccccgaaagggaataagcggtagaaaatggatggatggatagttttagttcattattattttttgagcgatgaccgtttaaaaaaaaaaaaatcagaccaAAGTTCTCGGGGATCCAAAAAAGTGATAAAATAAGGCATAcagacacatacatatgtatatatatatatacatatacatatatatatatatatatatatatatatatatatatatatatatatatatatatatatatatatatatatatatatatatatatatatatatatatacatacacacacacacacatttccagCACTGGTCCAAGTCCACTCCCAGGGAAAAGAGGACCATGATTCAGGATTAAGTTCGAAACCTTGAGAAAGAAGGAAGAAGAGCTAAAGCCATCGAGCTCGCAACCCAAGATGCCTGGACAAGGTGGAGCCTCCCCAAAAGGAACGTGACGTGGAGTGAATTGTGGAGGCTGGACCTGTTTTGTATCTCGTTTCTGCTTTGGGCAGACGACACCCTGCCGACCCCAGTCAACTTGCGTAGAAGGGGAATGAGGGACGACCCACTGTGCAGGTTGTGTGGCGGTAAATGAACTATGGCGCACATTCTTTCTGGGTGCAAAACAGCATTGACCCAGGGAAGATACAGGTGGCCCCATGACAAGGTGTTGGCAATGCTCGCAGACATCTAGGAGCAAGAGAGGAGAAAGAAACACCCAGCCAAAACTAACATTGCTgagcaccatatatatatatatatacatatatatatatatatatatatacatatatatatatatacacatatatatacatatatatacatatatatgtatatatatacatatatatatatatgtatatatatatatatatatattccctttcggggtcgcggggggcgctggcgcctatctcagctacaatcgggcggaaggcggggtacaccctggacaagtcgccacctcatcgcagggccaacacagatagacagacaacattcacacactagggccaatttagtgttgccaatcaacctatccccaggtgcatgtctttggaggtgggaggaagccggagtacccggagggaacccacgcattcacggggagaacatgcaaactccacacagaaagatcccgagcctggatttgaacccaggactgcaggaacttcgtattgtgaggcagacgcactaacccctctgccaccgtgaagccctcagctacaatatatatgtatatatatatatatatatgtatatatatatatatatatatgtatatatatatatatatatatatatatatatatatatatatatatatatatatatatatatatatatatatatatatatatatatatatatatatatatatatatatatatatatatatatatatatatatatatattgattggattacccagataatagtgctcgataccgtggtagagcgcaatatgtaggtgtgggaaaaatcacaagactacttcatctctacagaactgtttcatgaaacagttctgtagagatcaatcaatcaatcaatgtttacttatatagccctaaatccctagtgtctcaaagggctgcacaaaccaccatgaagtagtcttgtgatttttcccacacctacatacatatatatatatatatatatatatatatatatatatatatatatatatatatatgtaatacttgaatttcagtgaattctagctataaatatactcctcctccCTAAAACAaaccccccaatctcccgaattcggaggtgtcaaggttggcaagcatgctGGTACATGCATATCTGTGTGACTCCTCCCTCTCATTATTGCTGCGTGTCGTCACATCCGGCACCAGGTTTTGACCAATCAAGTAcggctttacaaaaaaaaaaagcacccgaCTGTTCGTTTACTTCAAAGAACCGGCTCACGTCATTCATTTCACAGAgcccatttttttaaaaaaagaactgTATTGTTCGTGAAGGACTCACCCGCAGACACGGAAAGATGGCTGccgtgttgtttttgttattgttaattAGTTGTCGTGCCCTCGGTTCTGGTCCAGACTTGGAGGTGGGTCGGGTCGAGTTGCGGCGCGTGCGGAGCCTCGCGGCACATTCCAAATACGGAGAGTGTTGGGCGCGTGCACTGGAGGAGCTGGACGCGCACTGCCGGGAGATGACGTCAGAAACACAGGGCCGCTTGGCGCTTAAATTCACACACTGTCACCTGAGCAGGTGAGCGTTGTTGCGGTGAGAGCTCACCTTTGTCACAATACAGGTTTTCTTGTCCGAAGTTGCCAGGTACGACGGTATTAGGCAGGCAGCGACGACACTACATCTCCCATAATGCATTGCAACGGCGGCTCTGTGGTCCGCCACGAACTTTCTCTCGTTATCGCTCACGGTGCTTCTTTCACTCGAGGCTGGATGTTAGTTTTATGGGACTGATTAGTTGTGTATAGTAACAATCTCAAACTAAagtttgtatgtttgtttgttgtcGTTAATTTTGTCGTTAGTTGATTTGACTAGCTGGCTAGCAGCTAGCTTACATGGCTAGTACGTACCATAGACATCtcagtagacgcagcatcgagcgctacgggctctgacgagacgcggggccgccatcttggagtggtgatccgctccactcattgcaattcatttggcagcagcaatgaactgtcagcgcattttaattcatcttacctcactgaataccactgattttcacgcgcttttttgtcatacgtgtagcaatgataaaggacacatgttttggcatgatttattattcatagtttgcttaacagtaacagaatattcttatatgccagtggttctcaaatggcggtacgtgagattttttttaaatattttaaaaacagcaacaattcaaaaatcctttataataatatttattgaataatccatccatccatccatcttcttccgcttatccgaggtcgggtcgcgggggcaacagcctaagcagggaaacccagacttccctctccccagccacttcgtctagctcttcccgggggatcacgaggcgttcccaggccagccgggagacatagtcttcccaacgtgtcctggttcaaccccctggcctcctaccggttggacgtgccctaaacacctccctagggaggcgttcgggtggcatcctgaccagatgcccgaaccacctcatctggctcctctcgatgtgaaggagcatcagctttactttgagttcctcccggatggcagagcttctcaccctatctctaagggagagccccgccacacggcggaggaaactcatttcggccgcttgtacccgtgatcttatccttttggtcatgacccaaagctcatgaccataggtgaggatgggaacgtagatcgaccggtaaattgagagctttaccggtcgatctacgttataatacttcatcaaaatatgaatgcaagttttgtaactgtgaaaagaaatgcaacactgcAATATTAAGTTTTGACAGcttaattttttgtggacatgttccataaatattttgtgaagaaatgcttagaactaagtttatgaatccagatggatttatATTACAAtgtccaaagagggcactttaagttgatgattacttctatatgtaggaatctttatttataattgactcACTTGttagtttttcaacaagttttttagttatttttatatatattttttcaaatagttcaagaaagaccactacaaatgagcagtattttgcactgttatataatttaataaatcagaaactgatgacaaagtgctgtattttacttctttatctctttttttcaaccaaaaatactttgctctgattagggggtaaaaaaatgttcacaggggtacatcactgaaaaaaggttgagaaccacagttataagtgaccagacatccgagatcaaaactgggaatataataccagagaagggggaaaatacggtcagctatttttaaattgaagaaacaatatgattaggttatatatacatgcgtatatcctacataaacaatgtataaataaaattgtttagatagatagatagtactttattgattcctcctgtagagttccttcaggaaaataaaaattataagtTCATTagatatttttttagtttttatttgaagggacaatgcacagaaacattaagctcaaagacagatattttctgtaccagattatagctaatttccatctgcagtccctagctacctaaattaaattgatacaaaaatcatgcaataaaattatgacagtaAAATCATATCATATCATGTAATCAAAtttagaaaagtcataaaatgccctttcatggatatacaacacaaaacaatacaacatatacaatacaaccacacctcatttacaccATCACAcacagacaatacatgctcttgttcacatctgtcatcatttctAAAAACAACCACgattttaacacacacctcacaatttacaacaaaaatgctgccATGGataaatattcatccatccatccatccatccatccattttctacagcttattccctttggggtcgctggtgcctatctcagctacaatcgggcggaaggcggggtacaccctggacatgtcgccacctcatcgcagggccaacacagatagacagacaacattcacactcacattcacacactagggccaatttagtgttgccaatcaacatatccccaggtgcatgtctttggaagtgggaggaagccggagtacccggagggaacccacgcattcacggggagaacatgcaaactccaaatataataaatataatacacattaagttgatctgtcaaacatagtacccaccttattgaccgtgtgagcagctttgattgctccaaagccactttttcacttaaattgtaaatgaagagtaatctgttaaacttttaaggtttgttgtgaggtcgttccattccgttatggctttatatgaaaaggctgattgtgcaaaatatgttttacatctgagtacgctacactgccccctggtggagtcTCGTGTGTTTGTGCTCCctaagatatctatatatcttagggacctatagactgtataactctgttgctgcagcagcagagtttattctgtcttgacactttgtattgatattttgtattgcattctttccttaaatgataatgtttacagtaattgttttatatgtatttttttatgtatgtcgatTTGGATAAAAgcatctgccaaatacttaaacataaacatatataaacacctgaaagtctttatatcagctcaAACCACCTAATTGTTTCACTgtattcagaataaaaccaaattttgtcttatccaacaatgttagtatttgaatattgttacttgaaaacTTATTCCTGgctacaattatactgttaagtaAGTATTGTTTTagactttgcctaaaatgagaatgcatcataatcagtggcggctggtgaattttgttttaggtggggctgaacgtttgtaaaccaaacccctgtaggggggtcatcatCCCCCaaaagatttctttgtgattttcacatacaaatgaaGCATTCTGGTGCATTCTGACAAACTAATGAAGACAAAATAGAAAATTTCATCGGTTTGCAGGGaactatatataatatacacacactgttttcacaaaatgtattgaatgaatagagaatccttttaaatcaggaaaaaaaataatttttgaatcgagaatcgtgttgaattgaaaaaaaaaaaaagattttgaatcgaatcgtacccccagaatcgatattgaatcgaattgtgggacacccaaagatttgcagccctaatatatatatatatatatatatatatatatatatatatatatatatatatgtgtgtgtgtgtgtgcgtgtatatacatgtatacagtatatatgtgtgtatatacagtatataaaatgtatgtatgtgtatagcctatttttacatttgtatgaCAAACTTGAAGGAGCCTCAAAGGTTTGAAAAATTCATATATtgggtttgaaaataaaaaaatgtcaagaTGACTCTTTCATGTTTTTTGATTTTTCAGTTTGTGGCCCTGAGGGGAAAACATTTCAGCACCCCCAATTTAGACATTTTATGCTTCTAAATGCTTAATTTATGCCAAAAGTACACATAGAATAtgcttaaaaaaggaaaaaaaaatcagcgGCCCGAACTTCGAAATACGATGTAGACTGAAAACACTtggagtgaaaacaaaacaaaaagtcgtACGAATCACTAAACACTGATTCATGACGCAACACACAAAAGAGAGGAAGAGAATCCTTACCCTCAAACCCTCCTCACTGTCCTCCTCAGCTCAGGCAGGGCTTTCCCCTCCTGCCCTGAGGGGTCAGGGGTCAGCAGCTGCACGTCCTCGATGGACCCTGTGGCCTTCAACTCTTACACCGAGTTCTTCACGCACGCTCACGCCATATGTCACTTCCTGCACGTCGAAGCCTCGCACGACCGAGCCGAGAACACCATGCACAGGTAACACAAACCCAACATGAacaagtaacacacacacacacacgacatgcACAGGTAACACACACGCATGACATACACAGGcaacaaacacacaacatatacaggtaacacacacataagacatatacaGGTATCACATGACATGCACAggtaacagacacacacacaacacatacaGGTAACACACACGACATGCACAGGTAACAACTTGCTGAGAAAGTTGACACAGGTGTGTATGTGATCGTGTGTTCCAGGCTGACCGAGAGTTCTGCAGGTGTGGTGGAGCAGTTGGAGTCCACCAAGCACATGGCTGAGGAGCTGATGGAAGCCCAGAGTGTGGCCTTGCAGGCCCATCAGGAGATCCTGGAAAGTGGAAAGGAGCTGAGACTCACCCTGAGAGACTCCACCCAGGGTAATACGCACACGCCAACACTCATTGACACATTAATATAGTCAGTCTTCTGCCCTCTGCTGGGTAAAAGTGGTGCTGCTCTATGTCACATGACAACCGCAGGTCTGAGGTCAATGTTCTCCGAGCTGAGCAGCGTCTCCAGGGAGCAGCAGGTGGCGCTCTCGGAGCTCTTCAGCAGAGTGTCCTTCCTGCAGAACTTCCTGATGATGGAGGCGCACAGTGCCACTTCCTGCCTGTACAACGCCGGTGCACTCTGCGCCTCCTTCCTCCTCACCTCCACCCAGCGCTCCTCCAGAGCCAGGTAACTCCTCCCCCAGCACCATCTACCGGACTGCCTTGCTCACCgtgtgtcaaactcctttttgttgagagccacatcacagttatggctgcccttagAGGGacaaaataaatgatgtggcccaccacattgaATGAGATTGGAAGGCCAAATTAATAGGTGACAGGCCACTGAAATAACGAGACGGACTGAGTTAAACAAAGTGGCAGGCCATATTGAATGATATGGCCGGCAACATTAATAAGGTGACAGGCCAGCTTTAAATGACAAAACAGACtaagttaaatgatgtggcgggccatatttATAAGgtgacaggccactttaaatgacaagACAGACTAAGttaaatgatgtagtgggccacGAACGATATGTTGGGCCACGTTAACAAGGTGACAGGCCACTGAAATGACGAGATGGACTAAGTTAAACaaagtggcaggccacattgaatgatatgGCCGGCAACATTAATAAGGTGACAGGCCAAGTTCAATGACAAAACAGACtaagttaaatgatgtggcaggccatattTATAAGgtgacaggccactttaaatgacaagACGTACAGgtaaatgatgtagcaggccacaatGAACGATATGGTGAGCCACATTAACAAGGTGaaggaccactttaaatgacgagACGGACTAGGTTAAATTATGTGGGGGGGCcccattgaatgacatggcgggccacattaaggggatggaccactttaaatgatgagaTGGACTAGGTTAAATGAGTGGTGGGCCACGTTGAATGAAATAGGGGGTCACGTTAAATGACGAGATGGACTgggttaaatgacgtggcgggccacagtgaacgatatggcaggccacattgaatgacatggcaggccacatttAATGACATGGCGGATCATCTCAATaaagtgacagaccacattaaatgacgagaCGGACTAGGTTTAATggcgtggcaggccactttaacaagg
Above is a genomic segment from Nerophis ophidion isolate RoL-2023_Sa linkage group LG27, RoL_Noph_v1.0, whole genome shotgun sequence containing:
- the LOC133544121 gene encoding uncharacterized protein LOC133544121, with amino-acid sequence MAAVLFLLLLISCRALGSGPDLEVGRVELRRVRSLAAHSKYGECWARALEELDAHCREMTSETQGRLALKFTHCHLSSSGRAFPSCPEGSGVSSCTSSMDPVAFNSYTEFFTHAHAICHFLHVEASHDRAENTMHRLTESSAGVVEQLESTKHMAEELMEAQSVALQAHQEILESGKELRLTLRDSTQGLRSMFSELSSVSREQQVALSELFSRVSFLQNFLMMEAHSATSCLYNAGALCASFLLTSTQRSSRARLVLLGLVFLNFYLERKICQFVMTSDLPDHKQMELVSVYVGVLRRFMVGVAVLVLLWVCVRYVDPGQQSLLVLQQLRDTQCRLQEALQRAENLSQWKKAELEVRKVQRSPDDKRSLIQRRREEEENKLVSSSTNNWDLSHLSLIGCCSDSPLRSALIAVATETSVQPLPTHDASVAPVRRPPRRASSPQVYIVPVEDRQPRYSLRSRSSQKL